The segment CGCCCACGCCCGCCTCCCCGGCCGCGACGTCGGCCGCACCCGGCGGCGACCCGCTCACCGACCCGCTGCCCGACGAGGTCACGGCCGACGACGTCGTGACCGTCGACCCGCCGGCCACCGACGACACCGGCGGCGGCGCCCCGGGCGAGGCGATCAGCGACTCGATCGAGGAGGCGCACCCGCCGACCGACCCCGACGCGCCCGCCGACGTGATCGACATCGACGACGTGCCCCGCAAGAACTAGCAGCACCCGCAGCACCGCACCGGGCGGTGCCCCACCCACACTCGACTGGTTCAAGACGTGGGTGGGGCACCGCCCGAGTCGCGTGCACGGCGTGTCGTCGGTCGGGCGGTGGCTCAGCCACCTTCGGCCGGCTCCCGATGTGGGTGGGCCACCGCTCGGGGCGCCCGGAGGGTCAGGGCGCGTCGACGCGGTTGGTCTCGATCCAGTCGTCGATGTGCTCCCACCAGTTGAAGAGCCACTCGATGCGCTCCTCGCGGTCGACCGGGATCTCCTCGCGGGCCACCCGCCACCACCGCATGGTGATCTGCTTGTCCATCGGCAGCTCGCGCCACACGTCGCCGACGGTCAGCATGTGGTCGAGCCCGGTGTGGGCAACCATCAGCACGTCGGCCTCGGGCGCGGCCTCGAGCGCGGCCAGTACGCCGCCGGGGCGGGGCGCCAGGACGTGGACCATCTCCTCCGCGCGGACCGCCATCCGCTCCAGGCCGAGCCGGCGGAGCCGGGCGATCGCGCGGTCGCGGCGCGCCGCGGTGAAGTTGCCGCCCTCGGGGAAGATCACGAAGGCGTCGTTGTGGTCGAGGCCCGTCGCGAGCGACGCGATCTGCGACTCGAGGTCCTCCCCGGCCGCCGGGTTGGGGGAGATGAAGCGGGCCGGGACCCGGTTGAGGATCACGTCGATCGCCGGGTCCCAGGCGAGGGTGTTCTTGAGGACCACGCGCGGCTCGCGGTGGTACCAGTGCAGCAGGGCGTACATCAGCACGAACGAGTCGCCGGGCCCCGCGTGGCGGCACATCACCAGCACCGGACCGTCGGGCACCCGCGACGGGTGCGGCCCGTCGGTGCGGATCCGCAGCGCCAGCACGCGCCGGGCCTCGCGGAAGAACACGATCAACGTGCCCTGCACCAGGTCGTAGTGGATGCCCGCGAAGTAGGGCGAGCGGATCCGCCAGCCGAAGCCGCTGGCCAGCCACAGGCCGAGCAGCACCGCGAGCATCAGCGTCTCGAAGGTGGCGTACAGCAGCACCAACCACAGCACGCGCAGCGCGCGC is part of the Nocardioides cavernae genome and harbors:
- a CDS encoding 1-acyl-sn-glycerol-3-phosphate acyltransferase, producing MRRSLVWVLRRLVVAPAVIALTVLMWVTLPGWLLVAAALAPVLPGRWRALRVLWLVLLYATFETLMLAVLLGLWLASGFGWRIRSPYFAGIHYDLVQGTLIVFFREARRVLALRIRTDGPHPSRVPDGPVLVMCRHAGPGDSFVLMYALLHWYHREPRVVLKNTLAWDPAIDVILNRVPARFISPNPAAGEDLESQIASLATGLDHNDAFVIFPEGGNFTAARRDRAIARLRRLGLERMAVRAEEMVHVLAPRPGGVLAALEAAPEADVLMVAHTGLDHMLTVGDVWRELPMDKQITMRWWRVAREEIPVDREERIEWLFNWWEHIDDWIETNRVDAP